The genomic stretch TCGGCATCTTCTTCATATGTAGCTGCTCTTGGATTTCCTTCATCAGACGGACGCTTCTTTGTTCTGGATTTAACTTTTCCGCCTGTTTCAAACGGTCTACTTTATACTGCTTCACGTTCATTACGGAGAGGTCCAGCAAATGCTTCTTTTCTCCTCGTTGGGGAACGGTGAAGGTGACGTTGTTCATTTCCATATCCACTTCAAAAGGTACGATGATTTCGCGGGAAGTGCTTTTGTACCGTTCGCGCATTTCGATAATGCCCAGTTGTAAAAGCTCTTCTTTTGTTTCGTTCAGACGTTTCTTGTACTCGAAAGTGAAGGCTTGGTTGATGCATCCGTTAGTGATATGCAGATAGTTGATATAGGCTGAATTTTCTTCCATTTCAATGGAGAATACATCCACATTATGGATGATGGAGTTGACCACTTCGCTCTTGGAGCGATAGTTTTCTATCAAGTCATATTTCTCTTTTATTTTCTGTGCTTCCTCAAATTTCATTTCGGCGGCAAGCGCTTGCATTTCCTCCATCAGCAGGTCACTTACAATTTGTGTATCTCCTTTCAGGATATCTTTGATTTCACCGATATTCTTCATGTATTCCTCATGCGATTGTTGTCCGATACAGGGCCCTTTGCAGTTCTTTATATGATATTCCAGACATACGTTGAACTTGCCGGCACGAATGTTCTCTGGACTCAGATTGAGTTTGCAGGTACGGATGGGGTAGAGCTTTTTTATCAAGTCCATCACGGCAAGCATGGAGGGCATGTGGCTGTACGGACCATAGTAGGAGGAGCCGTTACGGATGATTTTCCGGGTCTTGAAGATGCGTGGAAAATACTCATTGCTTACACAAATGGAAGGGTAGGTCTTATCATCTTTCAGCAATACGTTGTAGCGCGGTTTGTATTTCTTTATCAGATTATTCTCTAACAAAAGGGCGTCTTCCTCTGTCTTTACCACGATATAACGGATGTCTGCAATCTTGCTGACCAGCAGGCGTGTCTTGCCGTTGGGGTGCTCTCTGTTGAAGTAAGAAGAGACTCTTCGTTTCAAGTTTTTTGCTTTTCCAACGTAGATAATGGTTCCTTCGGAGTTTAGGTATTGGTAAATGCCCGGGCTGTCGGGCAGGTTTAGTACGATTCCTTTCAGATAGTCATTGGTTGTAATCTCTTCTTTTTCCATAAGTGTATATTGGTATTACCTGATTATATGTTAACGTAAGCTCGATATAAAAATACCTCGTTGCTGAATTTTGAGTTAAATGACAAACGATTGTTTTCCGGACAAATGAGCGCTTCCGTAGGGGTGGCCCCATGTGTTCGCCCCTACGGTGGAAACATCTCAAAATAGCATTTCGTGGTATGATTGTAGGTAATCATCTTATAAATCTTCAAGCTGTAAGATATATAATGTTACAGCTTGAAGATATATATCTTTCGGCTTCATCGTCCATATCTTTTCGTTGTCCATCCATTGTTGTCTTTCTATAGTGACTCGGGACGGACTTCGCTTTTTTACGGGCAGATTGTGCGGCGTTATAAAGTAAGCAGTGTATCCACTGTGATGTCTTCGGGGAATGCCTTTCTGCCGTTCAGACCTCCCAACTCGATAATGAAGTTGATGAAGATCTTTTTGGCACCACATCTTTGTACTAACCGATGAGTGGCCGCCATGGTTCCACCGGTAGCCAATAAATCATCGTGCAGCAGAACTACATCGTTTTCATTGATGGCATCCTTATGTATTTGAATGGTATCGGTTCCGTACTCTTTAGCATACGTTTCTTCTACAACCTCTGCAGGGAGTTTGCCCGGCTTACGCGCCATTACGAATCCGGCTCC from Phocaeicola dorei encodes the following:
- the uvrC gene encoding excinuclease ABC subunit UvrC, translated to MEKEEITTNDYLKGIVLNLPDSPGIYQYLNSEGTIIYVGKAKNLKRRVSSYFNREHPNGKTRLLVSKIADIRYIVVKTEEDALLLENNLIKKYKPRYNVLLKDDKTYPSICVSNEYFPRIFKTRKIIRNGSSYYGPYSHMPSMLAVMDLIKKLYPIRTCKLNLSPENIRAGKFNVCLEYHIKNCKGPCIGQQSHEEYMKNIGEIKDILKGDTQIVSDLLMEEMQALAAEMKFEEAQKIKEKYDLIENYRSKSEVVNSIIHNVDVFSIEMEENSAYINYLHITNGCINQAFTFEYKKRLNETKEELLQLGIIEMRERYKSTSREIIVPFEVDMEMNNVTFTVPQRGEKKHLLDLSVMNVKQYKVDRLKQAEKLNPEQRSVRLMKEIQEQLHMKKMPNHIECFDNSNIQGSDAVAACVVFKKAKPSKKDYRKYIIKTVTGPDDYASMKEVVRRRYSRAIEEGSPLPDLIITDGGKGQMEVVREVIEDELHLDIPIAGLAKDRKHRTSELLYGFPPLTIGVKQSTPLFHLLENIQNEVHRFAITFHRDKRSKSQVASALDNIKGIGEKRKTALLKTFKSVSRIKQASLEEIAAVVGEAAAKNIKENLTE